A single Vigna radiata var. radiata cultivar VC1973A chromosome 8, Vradiata_ver6, whole genome shotgun sequence DNA region contains:
- the LOC106771248 gene encoding zinc finger protein 593: MGGKCPHRNVKKRRYSHKTARRTKFELKGDDMVYAQLNKPDEEITPLPVDEDLPGMGQHYCPHCDRYFSNTTVRDEHFKTKRHKKRVKQMMGPAPHTQLDAELAAGMGMPDNGPKLMSM, translated from the exons ATGGGAGGAAAATGTCCGCACCGGAACGTGAAGAAGAGAAGATATTCTCACAAGACAGCACGCCGAACCAAATTTGAGTTGAAAGGGGACGATATGGTTTACGCGCAGCTAAACAAACCCGATGAAGAGATAACCCCTTTACCCGTAGACGAAGATTTGCCTGGGATGGGACAGCACTATTGCCCTCACTGCga TCGGTACTTTTCCAATACAACTGTGAGGGATGAACACTTTAAGACCAAACGACACAAGAAGCG TGTAAAACAAATGATGGGTCCTGCACCACATACTCAACTTGATGCCGAATTAGCTGCAGGGATGGGTATGCCAGACAATGGACCAAAGCTGATGTCTATGTAA